CAGCCGTGGTTCCTCAACCTGGCGGTCCGCGCGGCGACGGGGGAATCCCCGTGGGGACTGCTCGCGTTGGCGAAGCGGCTCGAGGGCGAGGCAGGCCGTCGCGGCGGTGCCCGGTGGGGTCCACGGACGCTGGACGTCGACATCCTCCTCCTGGGGGACGCCGTGATCGACCTGCCGGGGCTCGTGATTCCGCACGCGTCGATGGCGCAGCGCCGTTTCTGCCTCCTGCCCGCCGCCGAAGTGGCCCCGGGGACGGTCGTTCCCACGTACGGCCGCACCGTGGCGCAGTTGTTGGACTCGTGCGAAGATCCTCTCGAGGTGATCGTGTTATGAAAAAAGACGGGTTTCTCCTCCGGTTCGCGCTCCTGTTGGCTCTTGCTGCGGTCCTTTCGTTTTCCGGGTGCAAGAAGAAGCAGCCGCCCGTCCCGGCGGGGGAGGGGGAGCCGATCCGCCTGAACGCCGTGGCGGAGATCGAGAATTACAAGGAGATCCTGCGGAAGGATCCGAACAACCTGCAGGCGCTGATCGGCATCGGGAATCTCTACTTCGACACGAAGCAGGATCTTCTGGCGATCGGGAACTACCGGAAGGCGCTCTCGATGGACCCCACGAACACGAACGTGCGGACCGACATGGCGATCTGCTACCGCCGCAGCGGGAACCCCGGTCAGGCGGTCGAGGAGCTCAAGAAGGCGATCTCCACCACCCCGCGGCACGCGCAGTCCCGCTATAACCTCGGAGTGATTCTTATCCAGGACATGCACGATGTCGAGGGCGGGATCAAGGCATGGGAAGCGCTGCTCGAAAATGTGCCGGACTACCCGTATCGGGAGAACCTGAAGGCCGAAGTCGCGAGGATGCGCTCGATGCAGGAAGCCGGCAAGCAGGTGTACAAGTAGGCAGGCGTACAAGTGGATTCGAAGAATATAATCCGGTTCTATCTTTCTGTTGACACGCGCGCGCCGATCCAATATATCTAACGTTGTTTTGTTATGAAACAATTCCACCCGCCGGGGAGCTTCCCATGGTCCGTCGAGACAAGTCGAACTACATCATCCAGTCGGTCGCCCACGCCCTCGATGTCCTGGAGGAGTTCCGGGACGAAACGGAGGAACTGGGAGTCACGGAACTCAGCAAGAAGCTGAAGCTCCATAAAAACAACGTCTTCCGCATCCTCGCCACGCTCCAGTCGCGGAACTACATCGAGCAGAACCGCTCCAACGACAACTACCGCCTCGGGATCAAGTGCCTCGAACTGGGCCAGACCTTCATCCACCAGCGCGGGCTGCTGAAACAGGCAAGGCCGATTCTGCAGGAGCTTGCCGAGACCACGGGGGAGACGAGCTACATCTCCATCCTTCGGGGGAACGAGGTGATCTACCTCGACGCGGTGGAGACCTCCTCCACGGTCCGCGTCGTCTCCCGCGTCGGGCTGCACATGCCGCTCCACGCCACCGCCGCGGGGAAGGCGTTGGTCTCCTACGACTCCGACGACGAGTTGCGGAAGCGGTTCACCGGCGAACTTCCCCGCTTTGCGAAGGCCACCCGGACCGATGTCGACGGTCTCATCAAGGAGGTTGCGCTCGTCCGGGAGCGGGGATATGCCACCGATCTCGAGGAATTCGAGGAGGGGCTGCGCTGCATCGGCGCCCCCGTGCGCGACTACACCCGCAAGGTGGTCGGCGCGATCAGCGTGTCCGGCCCGGCGCACCGGCTTTCCGACGAGAAGATCGCCGCCGTGGTCGGCCCGGAGCTCGATCGGGCGGGGAAGGCCCTCTCTGCGCGCCTCGGTTTCCGGGAGTAGCCGGGCGCCCCTTTCGCCTCGCCTTGACATGCCCATGGGGGAAATGTACCTTCCTCTGAGTGAATGGGGATTCATTCATGAGGGGAGGGTGCGATGGCGAGGAGGGGACCGAACAACGGTGGAGAGAAGCGGGACCGGATCCTTCGCGCTGCCGTAAAGATCTTCTCCCGGAAAGGGTTCTTCAACTCGAAGGTGTCCGAGATCGCCCGGGCCGCCGAAGTCGCGGACGGCACCATCTACCTCTACTTCAGGAACAAGGACGACCTGCTGATCTCCCTTTTCGAAGAGAAGATGGGGGAGGTGGTGGCGGACGTGCGCCTGCGGATCGCCGCCGGCGGGAACGCCCTCGAAAAGCTGAGGATCTTCATCGAAAACCACATGGATCTCCTGGAGCGCGAGTCCGGTCTCGTCGAGGTCCTCCAGGTGGAGCTGCGGCAGAGCACCAAGTTCCTGAAGGATTACACGCCGGTGAAGTTCTTTGAGTACCTGGAGGTCATCAGCGACATCCTCGAGGAGGGAAAGAGGGAGGGGGTCCTCCGCCCCGACCTGAACGTCAGCATCGTGCGGCACGCCATCTTCGGCGCGCTGGACGAGTTGTCCCTCACGTACATCCTTTCGAGGAAACCGAAGTATCATCCGACCGTGACCGCCGCCGAGCTGTGCCGGCTCCTGCTCGAGGGGCTGTGCGTTCCCGGGGCGGCCGCCGGGAAGGGCTGACGGCATGGTGGGTTTCGATCCGACGCCGGAGCAGGAGGCGCTCCGGGAGATGGTCCACAAGTTCGCGGCCAACGAGATCCGGCCGCGGGCGGCGGAGTGGGATCGGGACGGTGTCTTCCCGATGGAACTGTTCCGGAAGGCGTTCGACCTCGGGCTGATGACCGGGTTCATCCCCGAAAGCTACGGGGGGCAGGGGCTGACGATGCTCGATACGTGCATCCTCGAGGAGGAGATCTCCTGGGGATGCTCGGGCGTCGCCACTTCGATGAACGCCAACGCCCTCGCGCTGGGGCCGATCCTCCTGGCCGGCACCGGGGAGCAGAAGCGGGCGTTTGTCCAACCGTTCTCGACGGAGTTCCGGTTCGCCTCCTTCTGCCTGACCGAGCCGGGTGCGGGTTCGGACGCCGGCGGGATCGCCACGACGGCTCGCCGGGACGGCGACGGATACGTCCTGAACGGCCGGAAATGCTTCATCACGAACGGCGCGCACGCCTCCCAGTACACCGTGTTCGCGTCGACCGACCGGTCCCGTGG
This genomic stretch from Deltaproteobacteria bacterium harbors:
- the folK gene encoding 2-amino-4-hydroxy-6-hydroxymethyldihydropteridine diphosphokinase, which translates into the protein MISGTTVLREAVLLLGSNQGRRVRLIRDAVDRLSRETELLGVSRIYASEPFGRSHQPWFLNLAVRAATGESPWGLLALAKRLEGEAGRRGGARWGPRTLDVDILLLGDAVIDLPGLVIPHASMAQRRFCLLPAAEVAPGTVVPTYGRTVAQLLDSCEDPLEVIVL
- a CDS encoding tetratricopeptide repeat protein is translated as MKKDGFLLRFALLLALAAVLSFSGCKKKQPPVPAGEGEPIRLNAVAEIENYKEILRKDPNNLQALIGIGNLYFDTKQDLLAIGNYRKALSMDPTNTNVRTDMAICYRRSGNPGQAVEELKKAISTTPRHAQSRYNLGVILIQDMHDVEGGIKAWEALLENVPDYPYRENLKAEVARMRSMQEAGKQVYK
- a CDS encoding IclR family transcriptional regulator, coding for MVRRDKSNYIIQSVAHALDVLEEFRDETEELGVTELSKKLKLHKNNVFRILATLQSRNYIEQNRSNDNYRLGIKCLELGQTFIHQRGLLKQARPILQELAETTGETSYISILRGNEVIYLDAVETSSTVRVVSRVGLHMPLHATAAGKALVSYDSDDELRKRFTGELPRFAKATRTDVDGLIKEVALVRERGYATDLEEFEEGLRCIGAPVRDYTRKVVGAISVSGPAHRLSDEKIAAVVGPELDRAGKALSARLGFRE
- a CDS encoding TetR family transcriptional regulator, which encodes MARRGPNNGGEKRDRILRAAVKIFSRKGFFNSKVSEIARAAEVADGTIYLYFRNKDDLLISLFEEKMGEVVADVRLRIAAGGNALEKLRIFIENHMDLLERESGLVEVLQVELRQSTKFLKDYTPVKFFEYLEVISDILEEGKREGVLRPDLNVSIVRHAIFGALDELSLTYILSRKPKYHPTVTAAELCRLLLEGLCVPGAAAGKG